One segment of Drosophila ananassae strain 14024-0371.13 chromosome 3R, ASM1763931v2, whole genome shotgun sequence DNA contains the following:
- the LOC6497512 gene encoding E3 ubiquitin-protein ligase MIB2, whose amino-acid sequence MRASIPPGIRVVRGPNWIWSNQDDGEGHVGTVCEIGRCGSTLSPENTVVVNWDSGHRTNYRVGYQNQYDLIIVDNAQVGVRHSNVVCDGCSKAGIAGIVFKCAQCPNYHLCAYCYAEDIHDLEHHFIRYTTPNSLGVRVPTRKGSKRIQLRGIFVGSKVVRGPDWEWNEQDGGEGKSGRVMEIRGWDNESCRSVANVSWVTGSTNVYRLGHKGNVDLKYISATSGGHYYKDHMPVLGQPEELQPVAPMVKPSFSVGDRVKVCLDVDALMKLQQGHGGWNPRMVEHLAKLGTVHRITDKGDIRVQYDNCPNRWTFHPAALVKVVSFRVGDLVTIINDAIKVQQLQKGHGEWIDIMRYALGKLCKVVKVYSDGDLRIQQLDDGFEWTLNPKCVKLERSPLATAAERSNSMMDLSHRRADHVMTPLSGLSGSSVADKLVREAAQGHLDFVRQHLDANPSQVDVMSGGKACIQVASHQGHVELVSYLISKGANVNAVDKEGDSALHYAAFGNQPATMRVLLQHGAEVNFLNSSHCSALHICAHKKTPHCVRELLQHSANVNIQDSYGDTALHDAIGKENTEVVELLCNAPNLDFTVKNNRGFNVLHHAALKGNVVAARRILQLSRQLVNVRKDDGFAALHLAALNGHAQVVETLVTEGQAELDIRNNRRQTPFLLAVSQGHAGVIERLVRLSCDVNAKDEDGDNAMHLCVIKKSNLQAAAEPQQEEAPEIHKFYQSLVSTSVRTEDRLMYSILIYLSRSGCRVELNNANASIFEWITDRNIRQLIFGPQADAEALPRNLQTLDMSEAAAAEEVPTESNGAAPLPPQRQQLDLMPKPNDATTVSGAAPSTPSVSPGVKKLNSDAVQQNVSPQVAPRKKAPKPPTGSTVVEPSVAGAAASSSNPSPAIVTGPQECIVCNEMLQLVRFEPCQHQIACEECGIRMKKCLRCGVIIERRLTPSGRVVSLPTSTSSPSDPTRLPSGDLLRYLENKVQEFEESHFCGICMERKRDVAFLCGHGACSHCAETLRTCHMCRKTILKKINLY is encoded by the exons ACGACGGAGAAGGTCACGTTGGGACTGTTTGCGAAATTGGTCGATGCGGATCGACTCTCTCACCGGAAAATACTGTTGTGGTCAACTGGGATTCGGGACACAGGACCAACTACCGTGTCGGCTATCAGAATCAGTACGACTTGATTATTGTAGATAATGCTCAAGTTG GAGTTCGTCACTCAAATGTCGTTTGCGATGGCTGCTCCAAAGCAGGCATTGCTGGCATAGTGTTCAAGTGTGCCCAGTGCCCGAACTATCACTTGTGCGCCTACTGCTACGCCGAGGATATTCACGACTTGGAGCATCACTTCATCCGTTACACCACCCCCAACTCACTGGGCGTTCGAGTACCGACGCGGAAAGGCTCAAAGCGTATTCAACTGCGCGGTATCTTTGTCGGCTCCAAGGTAGTACGTGGCCCGGATTGGGAGTGGAACGAACAGGACGGTGGCGAGGGCAAGTCGGGACGGGTTATGGAAATCCGTGGCTGGGACAACGAATCGTGTCGCAGTGTAGCCAACGTCTCTTGGGTAACAGGATCAACGAACGTCTACCGTTTGGGACACAAGGGCAACGTGGACCTCAAGTATATATCAGCAACGAGCGGCGGCCACTACTACAAGGACCATATGCCCGTTTTGGGACAGCCGGAGGAGCTCCAGCCAGTGGCACCCATGGTGAAGCCAAGCTTCTCTGTGGGCGATCGGGTCAAGGTGTGCCTGGATGTGGATGCCCTGATGAAGCTGCAGCAGGGACACGGCGGTTGGAATCCGCGAATGGTAGAGCACTTGGCCAAACTGGGCACTGTTCACCGGATCACAGACAAGGGCGACATTCG TGTTCAGTACGATAATTGTCCCAATCGATGGACCTTCCATCCCGCCGCCTTGGTCAAGGTTGTGTCGTTCCGTGTTGGCGACTTGGTCACCATCATCAATGATGCCATCAAGGTGCAGCAACTGCAGAAAGGCCACGGGGAGTGGATCGACATTATGCGCTAT GCATTAGGAAAACTCTGTAAAGTTGTGAAAGTCTACTCCGATGGCGACCTTCGCATACAACAGCTGGATGACGGCTTCGAGTGGACTCTGAACCCCAAGTGCGTCAAGTTGGAGCGTTCGCCGTTGGCCACAGCAGCCGAGCGTTCCAACAGCATGATGGACCTAAGCCATCGCAGAGCTGACCATGTAATGACTCCGCTCTCTGGGCTTTCTGGCAGCTCGGTGGCCGACAAACTGGTACGCGAGGCGGCCCAGGGCCATCTGGACTTTGTGCGCCAGCATCTGGATGCCAATCCCAGCCAGGTGGATGTGATGAGCGGCGGCAAGGCGTGTATCCAGGTGGCCTCCCACCAAGGCCATGTGGAACTGGTCAGCTATCTAATCTCCAAGGGAGCCAACGTGAATGCTGTGGACAAGGAGGGCGACTCGGCGCTGCATTATGCCGCTTTCGGCAACCAACCGGCCACGATGCGTGTGCTCCTCCAGCACGGGGCCGAAGTGAACTTCCTCAATTCGAGCCACTGCTCGGCTCTGCACATCTGCGCGCACAAGAAAACGCCGCACTGTGTGCGTGAACTGCTACAGCACAGTGCCAACGTTAATATTCAGGACTCGTATGGTGACACAGCTCTCCACGACGCCATCGGCAAGGAGAACACCGAGGTGGTGGAGCTTCTCTGCAACGCTCCCAATCTTGACTTTACGGTGAAGAACAACCGTGGCTTCAACGTGCTCCATCACGCTGCGCTAAAGGGAAACGTTGTGGCCGCCCGTCGAATCCTGCAGCTCTCTCGCCAATTGGTCAACGTGCGCAAGGACGACGGCTTCGCCGCCCTGCATTTGGCCGCCCTCAACGGACACGCTCAGGTTGTCGAGACACTGGTCACCGAGGGTCAGGCGGAGCTGGACATCCGTAACAACCGCCGGCAGACACCATTTTTGCTGGCGGTTTCTCAAGGCCATGCCGGTGTGATCGAGCGTCTGGTTCGGCTCTCTTGCGACGTCAACGCCAAGGACGAGGATGGGGACAATGCCATGCACTTGTGCGTAATTAAGAAGTCCAACCTCCAGGCTGCCGCCGAACCACAACAGGAGGAAGCACCAGAGATCCATAAGTTCTACCAGAGCCTGGTGTCCACGAGCGTTCGCACAGAAGATCGCCTGATGTACAGCATCTTGATCTATCTCTCGCGCTCCGGTTGTCGGGTGGAGTTGAACAACGCCAATGCAAGCATTTTCGAATGGATCACTGACCGCAACATCCGCCAGTTGATCTTCGGCCCGCAAGCGGATGCCGAAGCTCTTCCGCGTAATCTCCAGACCCTGGATATGTCGGAAGCTGCCGCCGCCGAGGAAGTGCCAACCGAATCCAATGGTGCTGCACCGCTGCCGCCACAGCGCCAGCAACTAGATCTGATGCCAAAGCCCAACGACGCGACGACAGTATCGGGAGCTGCACCATCCACGCCCTCTGTCTCGCCGGGCGTGAAGAAACTTAACTCGGATGCAGTCCAGCAGAACGTCTCGCCGCAAGTGGCACCGCGCAAAAAGGCGCCCAAACCGCCAACTGGCTCAACGGTGGTGGAGCCCAGTGTCGCAGGAGCAGCTGCATCCAGTTCCAATCCCAGTCCAGCCATCGTGACGGGACCACAGGAGTGCATCGTGTGCAACGAGATGCTGCAACTGGTTCGCTTCGAGCCGTGCCAGCATCAGATCGCCTGTGAGGAATGCGGCATTCGGATGAAGAAGTGTCTGCGCTGCGGAGTGATAATCGAGCGGCGCTTGACCCCCAGTGGAAGGGTTGTGTCATTGCCCACGTCCACGTCGTCGCCGAGTGATCCCACCCGACTGCCATCGGGTGACCTGTTGCGGTACCTGGAGAACAAGGTGCAAGAGTTTGAGGAGTCGCACTTCTGCGGCATCTGCATGGAGCGGAAACGAGACGTGGCTTTCCTCTGCGGTCATGGTGCGTGCTCCCACTGCGCCGAGACCCTACGCACATGCCACATGTGTCGGAAGACTATACTCAAGAAAATCAACCTGTACTGA
- the LOC6498030 gene encoding N-alpha-acetyltransferase 38, NatC auxiliary subunit, which produces MTDLSITGQQVQAQQFIPTEPFRITTNAPHQMNDVSLTPGRKKLQKWLGRVLRIVITDGRVLIGFFNCTDRDANIVLSMCAEYLVEGQEPRLLGNVMVPGKHIVSCCIDEPDPQSSLLVQ; this is translated from the coding sequence ATGACGGATCTGAGCATCACGGGGCAGCAGGTACAGGCCCAACAGTTCATACCGACGGAACCCTTCCGGATCACCACGAATGCCCCACACCAGATGAACGACGTTAGTCTCACTCCTGGACGAAAGAAGTTACAGAAGTGGCTGGGTCGCGTCCTGCGAATCGTCATCACCGATGGCCGCGTCCTGATTGGCTTCTTTAACTGCACCGATCGAGACGCCAACATTGTCCTGTCCATGTGTGCGGAGTACCTGGTGGAGGGCCAGGAGCCCCGTCTGTTGGGTAATGTCATGGTCCCCGGAAAGCACATTGTATCCTGCTGTATCGACGAACCTGATCCGCAGTCTAGTCTCCTCGTCCAATAG
- the LOC6497513 gene encoding protein catecholamines up, whose translation MAKQVADFQTSKVQFYQKLALAIILGAVLLSLPEFCAGQGNPSFKYSREANENFDPKKAPPVVHDHHDHDHDHDHHDHDHHGHHDHHDHDHHDHDHHDHHDHHHHEHGHSKGKPALDMNTIWLHSIGSTLLISAAPFVLLYIIPLDNSEAMKPRLKVLLAFASGGLLGDAFLHLIPHATHPHSHGDHDHEDGHHHHHHHHHEGEEDGHGHVHDMSVGLWVLGGIIAFLSVEKLVRILKGGQGGHGHSHGAPKPKPVETKKASNKENGDGDKKAKSNKPKDNKKEAEPEGEVEISGYLNLAADFAHNFTDGLAIGASYLAGNSIGIVTTITILLHEVPHEIGDFAILIKSGCSRRKAMLLQLVTALGAVAGTALALLGAGSGEGDTSAPWVLPFTAGGFIYIATVSVLPELLEESTKLKQSLKEIFALLTGVGLMIVIAKFE comes from the exons ATGGCCAAACAAGTGGCCGATTTTCAGACCAGCAAAGTCCAGTTTTACCAGAAGCTGGCCCTGGCCATTATCCTAGGAGCGGTGCTCCTCTCCCTGCCGGAATTCTGTGCCGGTCAGGGTAATCCCAGTTTCAAATACTCGCGGGAAGCCAATGAAAACTTTGATCCGAAGAAGGCTCCGCCGGTTGTACATGACCACCACGACCACGACCATGACCATGATCATCACGATCATGATCACCACGGGCACCACGATCATCATGACCATGATCACCATGACCACGACCATCATGACCACCACGATCACCATCACCATGAACATGGGCATTCAAAAGGCAAGCCGGCTTTGG ATATGAACACCATATGGCTGCACTCGATAGGATCCACACTTCTTATCAGCGCTGCTCCCTTCGTGCTGCTTTACATCATTCCTCTTGATAACAGTGAGGCGATGAAGCCACGTCTGAAGGTTCTATTAGCCTTCGCATCCGGCGGTCTGCTGGGCGATGCTTTCCTGCACTTGATACCGCACGCCACACACCCGCACTCCCATGGAGATCACGATCATGAGGAcggacaccaccaccaccatcatcatcaccaTGAGGGAGAGGAGGATGGCCATGGACACGTTCATGATATGTCCGTTGGCCTGTGGGTGCTGGGGGGCATTATTGCCTTCTTATCGGTTGAGAAACTCGTGCGTATTCTGAAGGGAGGCCAGGGAGGACATGGGCACAGCCATGGAGCACCCAAGCCGAAGCCCGTTGAGACCAAAAAGGCTTCGAACAAAGAAAACGGAGATGGAGACAAGAAGGCCAAGTCCAACAAGCCGAAAGACAACAAGAAGGAAGCCGAGCCGGAAGGTGAGGTAGAAATCTCCGGCTACTTGAACCTGGCGGCTGACTTTGCCCACAACTTTACCGACGGCCTGGCTATCGGAGCATCTTACTTGGCGGGCAACAGCATCGGCATCGTCACCACCATTACTATTCTGTTACACGAAGTTCCTCATGAGATCGGAGACTTTGCTATCCTGATAAAGTCTGGGTGTTCGCGACGAAAGGCGATGCTGCTTCAGCTGGTCACAGCGTTGGGAGCAGTGGCAGGAACAGCTCTAGCCCTTTTGGGAGCTGGAAGCGGTGAAGGAGACACCTCCGCACCCTGGGTACTGCCTTTTACTGCTGGCGGATTCATTTATATTGCGACGGTCAGCGTGTTGCCGGAATTACTGGAGGAATCCACAAAGCTGAAGCAGTCGTTGAAGGAAATCTTTGCGCTGCTCACCGGCGTGGGATTGATGATTGTCATTGCCAAGTTCGAGTAG